A region of Pseudorca crassidens isolate mPseCra1 chromosome 8, mPseCra1.hap1, whole genome shotgun sequence DNA encodes the following proteins:
- the LOC137228630 gene encoding mitochondrial import receptor subunit TOM5 homolog: MFCIESLETTLDKERKWKMLEDVISLQNVLIYMVLLGVTCFIQKKLDSI; encoded by the coding sequence ATGTTCTGTATTGAGAGCCTGGAGACGACACTGGACAAGGAGAGGAAATGGAAGATGCTCGAGGATGTGATCTCCCTACAGAACGTCCTCATCTACATGGTCCTGCTGGGAGTCACTTGCTTTATCCAAAAGAAATTGGACAGCATCTAA